A stretch of Argiope bruennichi chromosome 10, qqArgBrue1.1, whole genome shotgun sequence DNA encodes these proteins:
- the LOC129987501 gene encoding uncharacterized protein LOC129987501: MKIAFALCAVVLLSASITSAKKPEKVSEDDNFIVYKIPVGNLDLQSEASRMSYDDGVEYGGSHGRSSSRSSSTSKSVSKSTGSGRGKGLGEGESSAGHGTGYGGSSSGHGYGGSSGGYRNGQGGSGYGNGGPGYGIARSGYGGGEDAILSYEGGFDLGGNLGRSSSKSSSTSKSTSKSTGAGRGKGYGEGESSAGHGTGHGGSSSGHGYGGSSGGYGSGQGGSGYGSGGSGYGSGGSGYGRGASGYAKGNGYAIARSGYGVGVSGYGIGGSGYGSGGMGYGTGGTGGSGYGSGGSGYGSGGIGYGSGGAGYGSGGSGYGSGGSGYGSGGSGYGSGGNGYGYGNYGSNEAYGQGGQASYTPGEHGGHHSTSHNHYDDEEGNHPKIVTTTKTITTNSAHDTGLNSGSQYRQIPDSVGDTNFRLADYLKNAQGNEALSKYNQKLFEVPGYGAELSGVAPALRTGQNFNVNAFTRSLNQNMGAFKAPSYRSNGYIPQASMVYPTAYALRQLGYGLGGF; the protein is encoded by the exons TGTGCAGTGGTCCTGCTGTCGGCTTCGATAACAAGTGCCAAGAAGCCTGAAAAAGTTAGCGAAGATGACAATTTCATCGTGTACAAAATCCCAGTAGGAAACCTGGATCTCCAATCCGAGGCCAGCAGAATGTCTTACGATGATGGCGTAGAGTATGGAGGCAGCCATGGAAGATCCAGTAGCAGAAGTTCCAGCACCAGTAAGAGTGTTAGCAAATCCACTGGATCCGGAAGAGGTAAAGGACTCGGTGAGGGAGAATCTTCTGCCGGGCATGGAACCGGCTATGGCGGATCTAGCAGTGGACATGGTTATGGAGGTAGCAGTGGAGGATACAGAAATGGACAGGGAGGCAGCGGGTACGGCAACGGAGGTCCTGGTTATGGCATTGCAAGATCCGGATATGGCGGTGGAGAAGATGCCATATTGTCTTATGAAGGTGGTTTCGATTTAGGAGGCAATTTAGGACGATCGAGCAGCAAGAGTTCCAGCACCAGCAAGAGTACTAGCAAATCCACTGGAGCCGGAAGGGGCAAAGGATACGGTGAAGGTGAATCTTCTGCCGGACATGGAACAGGTCATGGCGGATCAAGCAGTGGTCATGGTTATGGAGGTAGCAGCGGTGGATATGGAAGTGGTCAAGGAGGTAGTGGATATGGCAGTGGAGGCAGCGGATATGGCAGCGGAGGCAGTGGATATGGCAGAGGAGCTAGCGGATATGCCAAAGGAAACGGATATGCGATCGCAAGATCAGGATACGGAGTTGGAGTTAGTGGTTATGGCATTGGAGGTAGCGGATATGGTAGCGGAGGAATGGGATATGGTACCGGAGGAACCGGAGGATCCGGTTATGGAAGCGGAGGATCTGGATATGGTAGCGGTGGTATTGGATATGGCAGCGGAGGAGCCGGATACGGCAGTGGTGGTAGCGGATATGGCAGCGGAGGATCCGGATACGGTAGTGGAGGTAGCGGATATGGCAGTGGTGGAAATGGATATGGTTATGGAAATTATGGAAGCAATGAAGCTTATGGGCAAGGAG gGCAAGCAAGCTACACTCCTGGCGAGCATGGTGGCCACCACAGCACTAGCCACAACCACTACGATGATGAAGAAGGAAACCACCCCAAAATTGTCACAACAACCAAAACTATCACCACCAACAGCGCCCACGATACAGGCCTTAACTCTGGTTCCCAGTACAGACAAATCCCAGACAGCGTTGGAGATACCAACTTCCGACTtgctgattatttgaaaaatgcccAAGGAAACGAAGCTCTCTCCAAATATAACCAGAAACTTTTCGAAG TTCCAGGATATGGTGCTGAATTATCTGGAGTCGCCCCTGCTCTCAGAACTGGACAAAACTTCAATGTCAACGCCTTCACCCGATCCCTCAACCAAAATATGGGGGCTTTCAAGGCACCTTCCTATAGGAGCAATGGATACATTCCTCAAGCCTCCATGGTATATCCTACAGCTTACGCTCTCCGACAACTTGGATACGGATTGGGCGgattttaa